The following are encoded in a window of Pseudomonas sp. St316 genomic DNA:
- a CDS encoding chemotaxis protein: protein MSSNKARADSLSLLLFTLRSGKLMAINLLKVSEIIPCPPLTKLPEAHPHVKGIATLRGTSLSVIDLSRAIGERPLEDPDGGCLIVTDVSRSKQGLHVQAVSKIVHCLTTDIKPPPYGSGGVRSFITGVTSVDGTLVQVLDIEKVIHGIAPAQIETAPTELSMEDAEVLGNARILVVDDSQVALQQSVHTLRNLGLQCHTARSAKEAIDCLLELQGTAQEINLIVSDIEMSEMDGYALTRTLRETPDFAHLYVLLHTSLDSAMNSEKARLAGANGVLTKFSSPELTKCLITAAKAVTAQGR, encoded by the coding sequence ATGTCTTCCAACAAAGCCCGCGCAGATTCACTTTCGCTTCTGCTGTTTACCTTGCGCAGCGGCAAGCTGATGGCAATCAACCTGCTCAAGGTCAGCGAAATCATTCCCTGCCCACCATTGACCAAGCTGCCGGAGGCGCATCCGCACGTCAAAGGCATCGCCACCCTGCGCGGGACATCGTTGTCGGTGATCGACCTGAGCCGCGCCATTGGCGAGCGGCCGCTGGAAGACCCGGATGGTGGCTGCCTGATCGTCACTGACGTCAGCCGCTCCAAGCAGGGTTTGCATGTGCAGGCGGTGAGCAAGATCGTGCATTGCCTGACCACCGACATCAAACCACCGCCCTACGGCTCCGGCGGCGTGCGTTCGTTCATCACCGGCGTGACCTCGGTGGACGGCACGCTGGTGCAGGTACTGGACATCGAAAAGGTCATCCATGGCATCGCACCGGCGCAGATCGAAACCGCGCCGACCGAACTGAGCATGGAAGACGCCGAGGTCCTGGGCAACGCCCGGATCCTGGTGGTCGATGACAGCCAGGTCGCACTGCAACAATCGGTGCACACCCTGCGCAACCTGGGCCTGCAATGCCATACCGCCCGCAGTGCCAAGGAAGCCATCGATTGCCTGCTGGAGCTGCAGGGCACCGCGCAAGAGATCAACCTGATCGTTTCCGATATCGAAATGTCGGAAATGGACGGCTACGCCCTCACCCGGACTCTGCGGGAAACGCCGGACTTCGCTCACCTCTACGTGCTGTTGCACACTTCGCTCGACAGCGCCATGAACAGTGAGAAAGCGCGACTGGCCGGCGCAAACGGGGTACTCACCAAGTTCTCGTCGCCCGAATTGACTAAGTGCCTGATCACAGCAGCCAAGGCCGTCACCGCACAGGGTCGTTGA
- a CDS encoding cytochrome o ubiquinol oxidase subunit III, which yields MSNLVTTVGHAHGHDHGHDDHHHDSGEMTVFGFWLYLMTDCILFASIFAAYAVLVNNVAGGPSGHDIFELPYVLGETALLLFSSITYGFAMLALFKGKKTQVLGWLAMTFLFGAGFIGMEINEFHMLISEGYGPNRSGFLSGFFTLVGTHGLHVTSGLIWMAIMMYQVQKNGLTATNKTRLSCLSLFWHFLDVVWICVFTVVYLMGTL from the coding sequence ATGTCGAACTTAGTGACCACTGTTGGACACGCCCATGGTCATGACCATGGGCACGATGACCATCACCACGACTCGGGCGAGATGACCGTATTCGGTTTCTGGCTCTACCTGATGACCGACTGCATTCTGTTTGCGTCGATCTTCGCAGCGTACGCGGTGCTGGTTAACAACGTCGCCGGTGGCCCATCGGGCCACGACATCTTCGAACTGCCGTACGTACTGGGCGAAACCGCGCTGCTGCTGTTCAGCTCGATTACCTACGGCTTCGCCATGCTGGCGTTGTTCAAGGGCAAGAAAACCCAGGTCCTGGGCTGGCTGGCCATGACCTTCCTGTTCGGTGCCGGCTTCATCGGCATGGAGATCAACGAGTTCCACATGTTGATCTCCGAGGGTTACGGCCCTAACCGTAGCGGCTTCCTGTCCGGGTTCTTCACCCTGGTCGGCACCCACGGTCTGCACGTGACCAGCGGCCTGATCTGGATGGCGATCATGATGTACCAGGTCCAGAAAAACGGCCTGACCGCCACCAACAAGACGCGCCTGAGCTGCCTGAGCCTGTTCTGGCACTTCCTGGACGTGGTGTGGATCTGCGTATTCACCGTTGTTTATCTGATGGGGACCCTGTAA
- the cyoB gene encoding cytochrome o ubiquinol oxidase subunit I — protein MFGKLSWEAIPFHEPIVMVTLAIIALGGLALFAGITYFKKWTYLWTEWLTSVDHKKIGVMYIVVAMVMLLRGFADAIMMRTQLAMATEGSPGYLPPEHYDQIFTAHGVIMIIFMAMPFFTGLMNLAVPLQIGARDVAFPFLNSLSFWLLVSGVVLINLSLGVGEFAKTGWVAYPPLSGLQYSPGVGMDYYIWALQLSGLGTTLTGVNFLATVVKMRTPGMKLMDMPIFTWTCTWANVLIVASFPILTATLALLTLDRYMDFHIFTNELGGNPMMYVNLFWAWGHPEVYILILPAFGIFSEVISTFSGKKLFGHHSMIYASGAISVLGFMVWLHHFFTMGSGASVNAFFGLATMLISIPTGVKLFNWLFTIYQGRLRFTSHVMWTLGFMVTFAIGGMTGVLLAIPGADFVLHNSLFVIAHFHNVIIGGAVFGYIAGFAFYFPKAFGFKLHEGWGKAAFWFWITGFFVAFMPLYVLGFMGMTRRLNTTTNPEWVPYLYVAMFGAVMIAVGIACQLIQLYVSVRDRNKPENMCEHGDPWNAHTLEWSTSSPPPFYNFAVLPKADVIDPFTEAKENGTAYPAPAKYEPIHMPNNTATGVVMGALLTVFGFAMIWHIWWLAIASLVGTVVYFAIHAARDDQGYMVPVDVIERIEAEQHKRLVAAGKVPATATRVETSLEQA, from the coding sequence ATGTTTGGTAAATTAAGTTGGGAAGCGATCCCGTTCCACGAGCCGATTGTCATGGTGACCCTCGCCATCATCGCACTCGGTGGCCTGGCGCTGTTCGCGGGGATCACCTACTTCAAGAAGTGGACCTACCTGTGGACCGAGTGGCTGACGTCGGTCGACCACAAGAAAATCGGCGTGATGTACATCGTCGTCGCCATGGTCATGCTGCTGCGTGGTTTTGCCGACGCCATCATGATGCGTACCCAGCTGGCCATGGCCACCGAGGGTTCGCCGGGCTACCTGCCGCCTGAACACTATGACCAGATCTTCACCGCCCACGGTGTGATCATGATCATCTTCATGGCGATGCCGTTCTTCACCGGCCTGATGAACCTTGCAGTGCCGCTGCAGATCGGCGCCCGCGACGTGGCCTTCCCGTTCCTGAACTCCTTGAGCTTCTGGCTGCTGGTATCGGGCGTTGTGTTGATCAACCTGTCCCTGGGCGTTGGCGAATTCGCCAAGACCGGTTGGGTTGCCTATCCGCCACTGTCGGGCCTGCAATACAGCCCGGGCGTGGGGATGGATTACTACATCTGGGCGCTACAGCTATCCGGGCTGGGTACGACGCTGACGGGGGTCAACTTCCTCGCCACCGTGGTCAAGATGCGTACCCCGGGCATGAAGCTGATGGACATGCCGATCTTCACCTGGACCTGCACCTGGGCCAACGTCCTGATCGTCGCTTCCTTCCCGATCCTGACCGCTACCTTGGCCCTGCTGACGCTTGACCGCTACATGGATTTCCACATTTTCACCAATGAACTGGGTGGAAATCCGATGATGTACGTGAACCTGTTCTGGGCCTGGGGTCACCCTGAGGTGTACATCCTGATCCTGCCGGCGTTCGGGATTTTCTCCGAAGTCATCTCGACCTTCTCCGGCAAGAAACTGTTCGGCCATCACTCGATGATCTACGCCTCGGGCGCGATTTCGGTGCTGGGCTTCATGGTTTGGCTGCACCACTTCTTCACCATGGGGTCGGGCGCTAGCGTCAACGCCTTCTTCGGCCTGGCGACGATGCTGATTTCGATCCCGACGGGGGTGAAGCTGTTCAACTGGCTGTTCACCATCTATCAGGGCCGCCTGCGTTTCACCAGCCACGTCATGTGGACCCTGGGCTTCATGGTGACCTTCGCCATCGGCGGCATGACCGGCGTATTGCTGGCCATCCCGGGTGCTGACTTCGTGTTGCACAACAGCCTGTTCGTGATTGCGCACTTCCATAACGTGATCATCGGCGGCGCCGTATTCGGCTACATCGCAGGTTTTGCCTTCTACTTCCCGAAAGCGTTCGGCTTCAAGCTGCACGAAGGCTGGGGCAAGGCTGCGTTCTGGTTCTGGATCACCGGCTTCTTCGTCGCGTTCATGCCGCTCTATGTACTGGGCTTCATGGGCATGACCCGCCGTCTGAACACCACCACCAACCCTGAGTGGGTGCCGTACCTGTACGTCGCCATGTTCGGTGCGGTGATGATCGCTGTGGGTATCGCCTGCCAGCTGATCCAGTTGTACGTCAGCGTGCGTGATCGCAACAAGCCAGAGAACATGTGCGAACACGGTGACCCGTGGAATGCCCATACCCTGGAATGGTCGACCTCTTCGCCACCGCCGTTCTACAACTTTGCCGTGCTGCCAAAAGCAGACGTCATCGACCCGTTCACCGAAGCCAAGGAAAACGGCACCGCGTACCCGGCCCCGGCCAAGTACGAGCCGATCCACATGCCCAACAACACCGCTACCGGTGTGGTCATGGGCGCGCTGCTGACCGTGTTCGGTTTCGCGATGATCTGGCACATCTGGTGGTTGGCCATCGCCAGCCTGGTCGGCACCGTGGTGTATTTCGCTATCCATGCTGCCCGTGACGATCAGGGCTACATGGTGCCGGTGGATGTCATCGAGCGCATCGAAGCCGAGCAGCACAAACGTCTGGTAGCGGCCGGGAAAGTCCCTGCCACCGCCACCCGTGTTGAAACCTCGTTGGAACAGGCTTAA
- the cyoA gene encoding ubiquinol oxidase subunit II, giving the protein MSKNRYPRLLGLLPLLGTLLLGGCNMTLLDPKGQVGLDERNLIITATLLMLLVVVPVIVMTFLFAWKYRATNTKATYTPKWSHSTKIEVAVWTIPVLIIIALGYVTYKSTHALDPYRPLESDVKPITIEVVALDWKWMFIYPEQGIATVNKIVFPAHTPINFKVTSDSVMNSFFIPGLGGQIYAMAGMQTKLHLIANQNAELDGISANYSGAGFTGMKFKAIATTQEDFDAWVNDVKKAPKQLEKAEYEALSKPSQNNPVELYSSVTPNLFQTIIDKYEGMNPGKPMHHEKNEKELAHNMEGMDMSSHSAAGAEE; this is encoded by the coding sequence ATGAGTAAAAACAGGTACCCCCGATTACTAGGCTTGCTGCCGCTGCTCGGCACGTTGCTGCTGGGAGGCTGCAACATGACCCTGCTCGATCCCAAGGGCCAGGTCGGCCTGGATGAACGAAACCTGATCATCACCGCTACGCTGCTGATGTTGCTGGTCGTTGTGCCGGTCATCGTCATGACCTTCCTGTTCGCCTGGAAGTACCGCGCAACCAATACCAAGGCCACCTACACGCCGAAATGGTCGCACTCGACCAAGATCGAAGTGGCGGTGTGGACCATTCCGGTGTTGATCATCATTGCCCTGGGTTATGTCACCTACAAGTCGACCCACGCCCTGGACCCGTATCGTCCGCTGGAATCCGACGTCAAGCCGATCACCATTGAAGTCGTCGCGCTGGACTGGAAGTGGATGTTCATCTATCCGGAGCAAGGCATCGCCACCGTCAACAAAATCGTGTTCCCGGCCCACACGCCGATCAACTTCAAGGTCACTTCCGACTCCGTGATGAACTCGTTCTTCATCCCGGGCCTGGGCGGCCAGATCTACGCGATGGCGGGCATGCAGACCAAGCTGCACCTGATCGCCAACCAGAACGCCGAACTCGACGGTATCTCCGCCAACTACAGCGGCGCGGGTTTTACCGGCATGAAGTTCAAAGCAATCGCCACGACCCAGGAAGATTTCGACGCCTGGGTCAACGATGTGAAGAAGGCACCTAAACAGCTTGAAAAAGCTGAATACGAAGCCCTTTCCAAACCGAGCCAGAACAACCCAGTCGAACTCTACTCGTCGGTTACGCCGAACCTGTTCCAGACCATCATCGACAAGTATGAAGGGATGAATCCGGGCAAGCCGATGCATCACGAGAAGAACGAGAAGGAACTGGCCCACAACATGGAAGGGATGGACATGAGTTCGCATTCAGCTGCCGGGGCAGAGGAGTAA
- the hmpA gene encoding NO-inducible flavohemoprotein, whose amino-acid sequence MLSREERAIIRSTVPLLESGGEALITHFYRMMLSEYPQVRPLFNQAHQASGDQPRALANGVLMYARHIDQLDQLGDLVAKIVNKHVALQILPEHYPIVGSCLLRAIAEVLGAEIATPEVIAAWGAAYNQLADILIGAEAGMYEKKAEAPGGWRGEREFILTAKVQESSEITSFYFEPADKGPILLAEPGQYIGMKLMLDGEEVRRNYSLSALADNGQYRISVKREPGGRVSNHLHHHFDVGSRIQLFPPSGDFYLTASDKPLVLISGGVGITPTLAMLQAALQTERPVHFIHCARNGRAHAFRDWIDDLAKRHPQLKRFYCYDEDDGLSPAADKVGLLSQEQLAQWLPQQRDVDAYFLGPKGFMGAVKSHLKALGVPEQQSRYEFFGPAAALE is encoded by the coding sequence ATGCTCAGTCGAGAAGAACGCGCCATTATTCGCTCCACCGTTCCGTTGCTTGAAAGTGGTGGTGAGGCGCTGATCACTCACTTCTATCGCATGATGCTGTCCGAATACCCGCAGGTGCGCCCATTGTTCAACCAGGCTCACCAGGCCAGTGGCGATCAACCGCGGGCCTTGGCCAACGGAGTGTTGATGTATGCGCGGCACATTGACCAGCTCGATCAATTGGGCGACCTGGTGGCGAAGATCGTCAACAAGCACGTTGCCCTGCAGATCCTGCCGGAACATTACCCGATTGTCGGTTCGTGCCTGCTGCGAGCAATCGCCGAAGTGCTGGGCGCAGAGATCGCCACGCCCGAAGTGATTGCGGCGTGGGGCGCCGCCTACAACCAGTTGGCCGATATCCTGATCGGCGCCGAAGCCGGCATGTACGAGAAGAAGGCCGAGGCGCCGGGCGGCTGGCGCGGCGAGCGTGAATTCATCTTGACGGCCAAGGTCCAGGAAAGCTCGGAGATCACCTCGTTCTACTTTGAACCTGCCGACAAGGGCCCGATCCTGTTGGCCGAGCCGGGCCAGTACATCGGCATGAAGCTCATGCTCGATGGCGAGGAAGTGCGCCGCAACTATTCACTGTCAGCCCTGGCGGACAATGGTCAATACCGTATCAGCGTCAAGCGCGAGCCGGGCGGACGGGTGTCCAATCACCTGCATCATCATTTCGACGTCGGCAGCCGCATCCAGTTGTTCCCGCCGTCCGGGGATTTCTACCTGACTGCCAGCGACAAACCGCTGGTGCTGATCAGTGGCGGCGTCGGCATCACCCCGACCCTGGCCATGTTGCAGGCGGCGCTGCAAACCGAGCGGCCGGTGCATTTCATTCATTGCGCGCGCAACGGCCGTGCCCATGCCTTCCGCGACTGGATCGACGACCTGGCCAAGCGGCATCCGCAGCTCAAGCGCTTCTACTGCTACGACGAAGACGACGGCTTGAGCCCGGCGGCCGACAAGGTTGGGCTGTTGAGCCAGGAGCAACTGGCGCAATGGTTGCCGCAGCAACGTGACGTGGACGCCTATTTCCTCGGGCCGAAGGGCTTCATGGGCGCCGTCAAGAGCCACCTCAAGGCCTTGGGCGTGCCGGAGCAGCAGAGCCGTTACGAGTTCTTCGGCCCGGCGGCGGCGCTGGAATAA
- the cyoD gene encoding cytochrome o ubiquinol oxidase subunit IV: MANAHSHDGHDAGHGSVKSYAIGFILSVILTVIPFGLVMYPSLPKSLTLWIVLIFAVVQVLVHLVYFLHLDRSAAQRNNVVAFVFAAIVIVLLVGLSLWIMFSIHTNMMAH; this comes from the coding sequence ATGGCTAACGCACATTCCCATGATGGCCACGACGCCGGCCACGGCAGCGTCAAGTCCTACGCCATCGGTTTCATCCTGTCGGTGATCCTGACCGTCATCCCGTTCGGCCTGGTGATGTACCCATCGCTGCCCAAGAGCCTGACCCTGTGGATCGTCCTGATCTTCGCCGTGGTCCAGGTACTGGTGCACCTGGTGTACTTCCTGCACCTGGACCGCTCCGCCGCCCAACGTAACAACGTGGTCGCGTTTGTCTTTGCTGCGATCGTGATTGTCCTGCTGGTTGGCCTGTCGTTGTGGATCATGTTCAGCATCCACACCAACATGATGGCGCACTGA
- the norR gene encoding nitric oxide reductase transcriptional regulator NorR — protein MTATALLTSLLPLVADLSRELPEGERYRRLLGTLRTLLPCDAAALLRLDGDCLVPLAVDGLSTDTLGRRFRVSEHPRFETLLANSQPTRFAADSGLPDPYDGLVEGLAEHLEVHDCMGCPLFVDERPWGLLTLDSLDPERFEPIDLSALQAFASLAAATVSAAERIERLALKAEDEHRRAEVYRQASGQQPRDMVGQSKVHKRLVEEITLVGSSDLTVLITGETGVGKELVAQAIHAASKRAEQPLISLNCAALPDTLVESELFGHVRGAFTGATNDRRGKFELADGGTLFLDEVGELSLTVQAKLLRVLQSGQLQRLGSDKEHRVDVRLIAATNRDLAEEVRNGRYRADFYHRLSVYPLQVPALRDRGRDVLLLSGFFLEQNRSRMGLGSLRLTSDAQAALLAYDWPGNVRELEHLIGRSALKALGRCATRPKILSLSAQDLDLPQAPVDNPTPSSTSPAPTMAQVTGDLREAVDEFQRQLIAACLERHQHNWASAARELGLDRANLGRMARRLGLK, from the coding sequence ATGACCGCAACCGCCCTGCTGACCTCCCTGCTGCCACTGGTGGCCGACCTGTCCCGCGAACTGCCTGAAGGCGAACGTTATCGTCGCCTGCTCGGCACCTTGCGAACGCTGCTGCCCTGCGATGCGGCGGCGTTGTTGCGCCTGGACGGCGACTGCCTGGTGCCGCTCGCCGTGGATGGCTTGAGCACCGATACACTGGGCCGCAGATTCCGGGTCAGCGAACACCCGCGCTTCGAAACACTGCTGGCCAACTCGCAGCCCACCCGCTTCGCCGCCGACAGCGGCCTACCCGATCCGTACGACGGACTGGTCGAGGGGCTCGCCGAACATCTGGAGGTTCATGACTGCATGGGCTGCCCGCTGTTCGTCGACGAACGGCCCTGGGGCCTGCTGACCCTGGATTCACTGGACCCGGAGCGCTTCGAGCCCATTGACCTGAGTGCCCTGCAAGCCTTCGCCAGCCTCGCCGCCGCCACGGTCAGCGCCGCCGAGCGCATCGAGCGCCTGGCCCTGAAGGCCGAAGACGAGCACCGCCGCGCCGAGGTCTATCGCCAGGCCAGCGGCCAGCAACCTCGCGACATGGTCGGCCAGAGCAAGGTCCATAAGCGCCTGGTGGAAGAGATCACGCTGGTGGGCAGCAGCGACCTGACGGTATTGATCACCGGCGAAACCGGCGTGGGCAAGGAATTGGTCGCCCAGGCCATCCATGCCGCGTCGAAACGCGCCGAGCAGCCACTCATCAGCCTCAATTGCGCCGCCCTGCCCGATACGCTGGTGGAAAGTGAACTCTTCGGCCATGTACGCGGTGCCTTCACCGGGGCCACGAACGACCGGCGCGGCAAGTTCGAACTGGCCGACGGCGGCACCTTGTTCCTCGACGAAGTGGGTGAGTTGTCCCTGACCGTCCAGGCCAAATTGCTGCGCGTGCTGCAAAGCGGTCAACTGCAACGCCTGGGCTCGGACAAGGAACACCGGGTCGATGTGCGCCTGATCGCGGCCACCAATCGCGACCTTGCCGAAGAAGTGCGCAACGGCCGTTATCGGGCCGACTTCTACCACCGCTTGAGTGTGTACCCGTTGCAAGTGCCGGCGCTGCGTGATCGCGGACGGGACGTACTGCTGCTCAGCGGGTTTTTCCTGGAGCAAAACCGTTCGCGCATGGGCCTGGGCAGCCTGCGCCTGACCAGCGACGCCCAGGCTGCACTGCTGGCCTACGACTGGCCGGGCAATGTGCGCGAACTGGAACACCTGATCGGGCGTAGCGCCCTGAAGGCCTTGGGCCGGTGCGCGACGCGCCCGAAAATTCTCAGCCTCAGTGCCCAGGACCTGGATTTGCCCCAGGCCCCTGTGGATAACCCCACACCTTCGTCCACCAGCCCGGCACCGACCATGGCGCAGGTGACGGGGGACTTGCGCGAAGCGGTGGACGAGTTCCAGCGCCAGCTGATCGCCGCCTGCCTGGAGCGTCACCAGCACAACTGGGCCAGCGCCGCCCGGGAGCTGGGCCTGGACCGGGCGAACCTGGGACGGATGGCCCGGCGGCTGGGGCTCAAGTAA
- a CDS encoding disulfide bond formation protein B, translating into MSEEMMRLGRERRYLALLGLICLALIGGALYMQVALGEAPCPLCILQRYALLLIAIFAFIGAAMRTRRSLTIFEGLVVLSALAGAGVAGHHVYTQFFPAVSCGIDVLQPIVDDLPLAKIFPLGFQVDGFCSTPYPPILGLSLAQWALVAFVLTVVLVPLLVSRNRKQNR; encoded by the coding sequence ATGAGTGAGGAAATGATGCGCTTAGGCCGTGAGCGGCGCTATCTGGCGCTGCTGGGGCTGATCTGCCTGGCGCTGATCGGCGGTGCGCTGTATATGCAGGTGGCGCTCGGTGAGGCGCCGTGCCCGCTGTGTATCTTGCAACGCTATGCGCTGTTGCTGATCGCGATCTTCGCCTTCATCGGTGCTGCCATGCGCACCCGCCGCAGCCTGACAATCTTCGAAGGCCTGGTGGTGCTCAGCGCCCTGGCCGGTGCCGGTGTGGCAGGGCATCACGTGTACACCCAGTTCTTCCCCGCGGTCAGTTGTGGCATCGACGTGTTGCAACCGATTGTCGATGACCTGCCGCTGGCGAAGATTTTCCCACTGGGCTTTCAGGTCGATGGCTTTTGCTCCACCCCCTACCCACCGATCCTGGGTCTGTCCCTGGCCCAGTGGGCACTGGTGGCCTTCGTGTTGACCGTGGTGCTGGTGCCGTTGCTGGTGTCGCGTAACCGTAAACAGAATCGCTGA